One genomic segment of Bacteroides caccae includes these proteins:
- a CDS encoding sulfatase family protein, with protein MKPINLLVGGLTLFTAQGCKAPKQVVEQSEHPNIIYVFPDQYRNQAMGFWSQDGFRDKVNFEGDPVHTPNLDAFARESMVLTSAQSNCPLSSPHRGMLLTGMYPNRSGVPLNCNSTRPISSLREDAECIGDVFSKAGYDCAYFGKLHADFPTPNDPEHPGQYVESKRPVWDAYTPKERRHGFNYWYSYGTFDEHKNPHYWDTDGKRHDPKEWSPLHESGKVVSYLKNEGNVRDTKKPFFIMVGMNPPHSPYRSLDDCEEQDFDLYKNQPLDSLLIRPNVDLKMKKAESARYYFASVTGVDRAFGQILETLKEMGLDKNTVVIFASDHGETMCSQRTDDPKNSPYSESMNIPFLVRFPDKIQPRVDDLLLSAPDIMPTVLGLCGLGDSIPAEVQGRNFAPLFFDEKAEIVRPTGALYIQNIDGEKDENGLVKTYFPSSRGIKTADYTLALYIDRKTKQLKKSLLFNDAKDPYQLNNLPLEENKEIVAQLYREMGAMLKEINDPWYTEKILSDKIPY; from the coding sequence ATGAAACCTATAAATCTTTTGGTGGGAGGCCTGACACTGTTTACGGCACAGGGTTGCAAGGCTCCGAAGCAAGTAGTCGAACAATCGGAACATCCCAATATTATTTATGTATTTCCGGACCAGTACCGTAATCAGGCAATGGGCTTCTGGAGTCAGGATGGATTCCGGGATAAAGTAAATTTTGAGGGAGATCCCGTACATACCCCCAATCTGGATGCATTTGCACGGGAGTCTATGGTTCTGACCTCCGCGCAAAGCAACTGTCCGTTGAGTAGCCCTCATCGGGGAATGTTGCTGACCGGTATGTATCCGAACCGTAGCGGAGTGCCTTTAAATTGCAACTCTACACGTCCGATCAGTTCTTTGCGTGAGGATGCGGAGTGCATCGGTGATGTATTTAGCAAAGCTGGTTATGATTGTGCTTATTTCGGTAAACTTCATGCAGATTTTCCCACTCCGAATGATCCCGAACATCCGGGACAATATGTAGAATCCAAACGTCCTGTGTGGGATGCCTATACACCGAAAGAGCGTCGTCATGGTTTCAACTACTGGTATTCTTATGGCACGTTTGATGAACATAAGAATCCGCATTACTGGGATACGGACGGTAAAAGGCACGATCCGAAAGAATGGTCACCTCTGCATGAATCCGGAAAAGTTGTATCTTATTTGAAAAACGAAGGTAATGTGCGTGATACAAAGAAGCCTTTCTTTATCATGGTAGGGATGAATCCTCCTCATAGTCCGTATCGTTCATTGGATGATTGCGAAGAGCAGGACTTTGATCTTTATAAAAACCAACCTTTAGACAGTCTGTTGATTCGTCCTAATGTTGACCTGAAAATGAAGAAAGCCGAATCAGCCCGTTATTATTTCGCTTCCGTGACCGGGGTAGACCGTGCTTTCGGACAGATTCTGGAAACACTGAAAGAGATGGGGCTGGATAAGAATACAGTCGTTATTTTTGCCTCCGATCATGGTGAAACGATGTGTAGCCAACGTACGGATGATCCGAAGAATTCGCCTTACTCAGAGTCAATGAATATCCCGTTTCTGGTTCGTTTCCCGGATAAGATTCAGCCGCGGGTAGATGACTTGCTGCTTTCCGCTCCTGACATAATGCCTACTGTGCTCGGACTGTGCGGATTGGGTGATTCAATTCCGGCAGAAGTGCAGGGACGTAACTTTGCCCCTCTTTTCTTCGATGAAAAGGCTGAAATTGTTCGTCCTACCGGTGCTTTGTACATTCAGAATATAGATGGTGAAAAGGACGAAAACGGCTTGGTAAAAACTTACTTTCCTTCATCACGAGGTATTAAGACTGCGGACTATACATTGGCTCTGTACATCGACCGTAAGACAAAACAGTTAAAGAAAAGTCTTTTATTCAATGACGCGAAAGACCCGTATCAGTTGAACAATCTACCTTTGGAAGAAAACAAGGAAATAGTGGCACAACTTTATCGTGAAATGGGTGCTATGTTGAAAGAAATCAACGATCCTTGGTATACGGAGAAGATTTTATCGGACAAAATACCTTATTAA